A stretch of DNA from Methanogenium sp. S4BF:
GTCCTGGATCTTCAGCCAGTCAGCATCCTCCCAGACATTGCCGTTCAATCTCGTGAAGTAGAGATTTCCGTTGCGTCCTGTAACAAACACAAACAACTTCTCCGGGCCATTCGGGTATTGAACTACCAGCGGTGCAGGTTCGGCATAGGATGTGCCATCCCACAGCTGCGAGGCGCCGGAGAGATAGCCGTCCCTGAATGTCCGAACCTGGATGCGATAGAAGTCATCAGAGAATATCTTGGTACTCGAGTACCAGATGGAGAAGACGTATAACCGATCGTTGTAATAGATTCCCCTCGCGTTATCTGAGGATTCGAACTGTCCCCACCCGTCGGGCCATTCCATGCCCGGCAGCGGCGGACTGCCGCCCAGGTCGAAGAGGGCATAATCCGATCCGATAACGTTATCGACTTTCAGAATGAATCGTCCGGTCAGACCTTCAGGCACCCTGAAGCTGGTGGAGTTCATGCTCCAGTCCACGATCTTTCCCTTCTCGATTTCTATTTCCATCTCTTCTTCGACATCAACATACGCGAGGCGGATTACTCCCTGCTTATCGCCGAAGAAGTTTCCTGCAATCGTGACAATATCACCGTCCAGCGTCAATCCCTCTTCTTCTAAGATCTCCGGCTTTTGGATGGTGAAGGGGGCATAGGTCATCGGGTCGGCGGCCTTTTTATCCCCCTGCATCAGGACCGTGATGGTGTAGTCCCCGGCGGGATGAACTTTGAACACCTTACAGATGATCTCTGTGTCGCTCCAGTCCACCACCTGGAGTTTATCGTCACCCAGCAGGACCTCTCCTCTCTTATCGCCGAAGCCTGAGCCGGTGATTGTCAGCTTGGTTCCCACGGTGCCCTCTGAGGGACTCACGTCGGATATCCCGGCTGCAGCCACTCCCGCGACACCCGTCAGGGTGATCAGGATAACGGCAAGAGCCAGAATCATAAATTTCTTTGTCATTGCTTCATCTCCCTGGCCGCGTTTTCCCTCGTTGAGCCGGGTCGGCGGCCACGTCATCGCCCGGACCAAGGCTTGTGGCAGAGCGAGATCGCTTCTGCTCAGCTCACACCCCCCCGGTTCTGCGGTAGAAAAGCACCTCTGGTGTTGAACATGGGCATCGTGCCGCAGACAGAGGTAGTCACTGATAGCCATTGTTGGTGATAAACATTTCTCGTGTTTTAGGGTATCGTAGGTCGTTTGGGCGATATTTCTGAAATTTACCTGATATTTGC
This window harbors:
- a CDS encoding IPT/TIG domain-containing protein, which encodes MTWPPTRLNEGKRGQGDEAMTKKFMILALAVILITLTGVAGVAAAGISDVSPSEGTVGTKLTITGSGFGDKRGEVLLGDDKLQVVDWSDTEIICKVFKVHPAGDYTITVLMQGDKKAADPMTYAPFTIQKPEILEEEGLTLDGDIVTIAGNFFGDKQGVIRLAYVDVEEEMEIEIEKGKIVDWSMNSTSFRVPEGLTGRFILKVDNVIGSDYALFDLGGSPPLPGMEWPDGWGQFESSDNARGIYYNDRLYVFSIWYSSTKIFSDDFYRIQVRTFRDGYLSGASQLWDGTSYAEPAPLVVQYPNGPEKLFVFVTGRNGNLYFTRLNGNVWEDADWLKIQDDYTGNYLSTKENGWEVAPVYNPLNHRLYIYYAKDYDKPLYWAFSDDFGDTWYDAGPVFGSPNVKAPPGAVYYAPDGSDVRALVAVKDESQKIRVCNVSAGVVYNSKVMETGDVSYLGRPFLTDLGDGTIALVYAEDHDPGVAYNPDTYVPMIMKLDKTTGVWGAPYQPYTLPDLGAAQGTYRFYWQPNGAVLDGVFYLFYGFDLTAWYADENEDGPWWMFTDIEAL